TGCCAGTTACGTCTTGCGAATACCGCTTCCAGTGTATCTGCCGCTTTCTGTGCATCTGCACCTTTCACCACATCAGACCACACACCTATCACCTGTGCTGATTGATTGGCTTTTTCAAATGCGCCGTTCACGTAGTATTTCGTTACAATCGCTTTGCGGATGTTTTCTGCCAATGCAGTATACTTTGCTTTGTCTTCTTCCTTATGCAATACCTCCGCGAGTTCTGCGATGATCCTCACCTGCGTTAAATAAAAGATGGCAGCCACCAAAGGCGAAGCTTTCCCGTCCAGCGATTCATGATCGCCCAGGCATTTATCGGAAAGATTATCTACTGCGCGGGATTCCAGGAAAGTGATCAAACGGGCCAGGGCTGCATAGTTCTCTTCAACGATCCTTTTATCTCCGTAGTACTCATACATTTTTTTGATGAGGAAAGGATATGCTGCCTGCCAGCCTAAGGGACCGGAGCCATCCCCGGGGCCGCTGTCCGCAATGCCCACAAAAGGGGCTGTTTCCGTGATACCACCCAGCGGGCGCTGGTCATTGGCAAAGTCCCGGATGGTTTTGGCATAGAACTGCGGCATGTGGTAATTGTACATGTAGGTTTCTGCTACACACAATATATCTCCGCCATACTGGAGCTTTTCCCTTGCAGGGCAATCAGATTCCACGCTGAACACATTACTGAGGAATGTCCATTGGATCACTTCGTTCAGCTGGTTGAACATCTTGTTGGAACTGGTGAAGGTGCCGTTCTTTTCCAGATCGGAATTCATGCGAAGGCCCTCTATATCCTGTAAAGTGGGTTTACCAGGCCAGCCAGTTACTTCAATGAAACGGAAGCCATGGAAGGTGAAACGCGGGGCCCAGGTTTCGAGCCCTTTTCCTTTCAGGATATAACTATCTTCCTGCCATGCGATGGCTGGTGCTCCGGGGCCTCCGTTGCTCTTTTTGATCTGTCCGGCTACGGCCGTCATACCATTCAGGCTGCCATCGGGGTATTTATCTTCTCCGTAACGGATACTTACTTTAGTACCGGCAGCGCCCTTTACTTTCAGGCGTACTACGCCCGCAAAGTTCTGTCCCATATCCAGTATGAACACGCCGGGTTTTATTTCGTTGATGCTAATGGGCTTTACAATCTTTGTGACCCGTATAGGCGGCTGCATCTGAGGTGTGAGTTCACCAGCCGGACCCTGGACCTTTACGGCCTGTTTCCAGCCTGTTTGCGGATCTTCCAGGCGGGCATCGTAATGTTCCCCCAGGAAAATGCTGTTGCGCACTACAGGGCCCGGCGCTGTTTGCCAGGTTTCGTCTGTTGGTACCAGGGCAGTACTGCCATCTGCATAGGTTATCCGGATCAGGGCTTTTACACATGGCCTGCCGGTTGTAAGCTGCGCACGCATATTGATGCTGCCCCAGAAACGCAAAGGGAGGGTATTGTACCATCCGTTGCCCAGCATAATGCTGGCGGCGTTTATGCCATTACGTACCTGTGCCGTGATATCATATACGGTGTATAAAACCTGTTTGCGGTAAGCCGTTAAGCCGGGATCCAGCACATGGTCTCCTATTTTCTTTCCATTCAGATAAGCTTCATAATAACCCAGGCCGCTGATGTACAAACGGGCGGAGGCGATCTTCTTCTTTGCTTCGAAAGACTTCCGGAACAAAGGCATGGGATCTTCTTTGTAGAATTCTTCATCCTTTTCAAATTGCTTGCTGCCATCTCCTATCCATTGCGCGGCCCAGGCTGACGAAGCGGTTTCAAACCATTGTGGTAAACTCCAGGCAGATGCCCTGCCATCCTGGTCATATACTTTCACCTGCCAGGTGTAACGGGAAAAGGGTTCAAGGGCTTTACCCGCATAAGTTACATGCAGGTTTTCGGCGGAATTTACTTTACCGGTCTGCCAGACAATATTCTTACCGGGATCCCTTACCACTATCTCATAGGCGGATTGCCATTGGTTTTGCCCATAACCTGTCAACGTCCAGCTGAAACGGGGTGCAGCAGTAGCTATGCCCAGCGGGTTCTGCAGGTATTCACAGGTGAGTTTTGCCGGTTGCAATGCCGGTGCAGCTGTAGCTTCAGCATAACTAACAAGGCATAACAGCGCCATGCATATAGTGGTCCTTAATTGCATCGGTTTCGAATTTACCGGGCAATATAGGTACAAATACATATTCGTAGGTAGCAAAGCAGGTAGGTACAGGTTGGTTAGACCTATTGCTTATATTTGCGTCACATAACCCGCTATATGAGATATAAGACCATATTGAGGACTAATACCCGAATATGAAACTACCTGCTATTATTTCTATCATCCTTTTCATGGCAGCATGCCAGCCCAAAGGTACTTACACACAGTTAACCAACATGGATACCACTATCCTCACCAGTGATTCCGTTCAGCTGGTTGTGAAAGTGGCCGGACAGGGAGTTCCCTGCATCTTTGTGCATGGCGGGCCTGGCGGTGGCTTTATGTCTTTTGAAAAGATGGGAGGAAAGAACCTGGAGCAGTGTATGACCATGGTGTATTACGACCAGAGAGGTTCAGGCTCTTCACAGAACGCGGCAGATTACAGTCTTGACCGCATGGTGCAGGATATAGAAGAACTCCGGCAAGCCATGAAACTGGAGAAGGTATACCTGCTCAGCCATTCTTTCGGCGGCATTATTGCTTTCAACTACGCAAAGAAATACCCCGCTCATGTATACGGTTTGGTGCTGGCCAATTCCACCCTGCATTTCTTCAATACCGCTTCTATCAAAGAACAGGTAGAATATGGCTATCGCCTGCTGGGTAAGGATACCGTTATACAGGAAACAGATTCCCTCCTGCAGCTGATGGCGGTGGTAAGAAAAGAAATGAGTAAACAGCGCATCGGCTATAAGTTCCTCACGGATGATATACAAACCATCGTGAAACTGGATAGCCTGGACGATAACTTTCCACGCACGAATGATTTTGGCATGGCCATCGTGGCACCCTTATTGGATACTTTGCAGAAAGTACGTTATCCTGAATACTCGCTTGATTATACCATTCAAACACTCCTATTACAACTTCCCGTGCTCACCATTACCGGCAGCAATGATCATGCGATCGGCATTCATCATTATGAAAAGTTCAGATTCCCGCAACAGGAAGTAGTGAAGATAGATGGCGGGCATCTGCTCTATTATGAACAGAATGCTGCGTTTGTAAAAGCTGTTTGTGGGTTTATCAAAGCAAGGGCCGCGGATCAAAAATAACTTTGAGGGAAGTGATCTTCTCATCTTCCACATGATACCAGCCACAGCCGAAAATAGTTTTCCCTGAGATCTGCAGATCATACAGGAGGCATACATCATCTCCATCTGCAAAAGCCTTTTTCACATTATACTTCAGTTTCATTTTTTCCATATCATCAAAATATGCCTGTGCCCCATCCCGTGAGCCCATTACGCCGATGAACTGCATATTATCATCCACAAATGTCCTGGCTATCTTGAAATCCTGTTCATTGATGGCGTTTACACAGGATAATACGATCTCTTTTGCACTGCTCATAGTGGTTGTATTACGTGTCATTTTTAATGGTGTTTAGTTAATTATTACACCGTAATTACTATGCCATGTTGCGGTTGTTCCATTTATATTATTTGCAACTTTGTTGCATACAGGATTTTTATTTACATTTGCTTTATGAACGCAACATACGATGTAATGATAGCGGGCGGCAGTTATGCCGGCCTTTCAGCAGCTATGGCCTTAGGGCGGGCATTGAGAAACGTATTGATCATTGACAGCGGTGATCCCTGTAATAAACAAACACCGCATTCGCATAACTTTCTTACACAGGATGGGCAAACACCTGCACAGATTGCTGACACAGCAAAGCAGCAGGTACTGCAATACAATACCATTTCATGGCACCAGGGTTTGGTATCCAATGTAGTCAGCACTCCTGCTGGTTTTGAGATCAGTACGGCAGCGGGAGAAACCTTCCGGGCTAAAAAGGTATTGTTTGCAACGGGCGTCAAAGATCAGTTACTGCCGGTGAAAGGACTGGCAGAAACATGGGGGATATCGCTTGTGCATTGCCCTTACTGCCATGGTTATGAGATCAGGGGTAAAGCTACAGGGCTGATTGCAAACGGGGACATGGCTTTTGAGTTATGCCGGTTAATTTCCAACTGGAGTAACAAACTAACGTTGTTCACCAATGGCCCTTCTGCTTTAACAGCAGAACAGGCAGCGAAGATCAAAAACCACGGGATAACAGTTGTTGAAGCAGAGATCAGTGAATTTGAACAGGAAAACGGGCAACTGCAAAACATTGTATTAAAGGATGGTTCAAAACATCCGCTGGAAGCAGCCTACATAAGACTGCCTTTTAAACAGCACAGTGATATACCGCAGCAATTGGGTTGTGCTATTGATGAACAGGGATATATTGAAGTAACGGAATTACAGCAGACCACTGTTCCCGGTGTTTATGCGGCAGGTGATAACAGCAACAAATTCCGTGGTGTTTCCATGGCTGTTGCTGCGGGCACAAAAGCTGGCGCCATGATCAATAAGGAATTGATTGATGAAACATTCTAAGCCAGGATATCCGATATTTTAAAATACCCCAGGTGCAAAACATCCTCCGCCATATCCTGCGGAGCTGGTGTTAAAGAAAGCCTGTATTGCTTGCGCACAGCAGCAGGGAGGATCTCTTCCACCAGCGCCATATCGTCCACACCCACACCGTATTTATCATCGATATGTGAAGTGGCACCTTTAAACCCGGTATGTTTGAAAAAGGCCGTGGCCTTCGCTTTACGGAGTGCTTCGTTTTTATCTTTGCCGGTGGCCAGCATTTTGTAATGGAATTCTTCCATTTCATTTTCTTTATAACCGCCCAGGTTAATAAAGAAAAGATATTCGGAGGATGGAGCTGTTTCATTGATGCCAATGCGGTATCCATCCACTTTGGTTACTTCCCGGTATCCGTCTATATGCAGATCATCCGCCTCCGGCCAGAAAGCGATAATAGCGGGTATGAGTTCTTTCAGGGATGCTGCTATGCCAAAGAAAACATCATGCTGCTCCGTATGACGGCCTGCGGGTTTACAGCCGATCAGTACCATGAATAATTTCACCATGCTATTGTATGGTTTCTTTAAACAGCTTCAGTGTTCTCTCCCAGGCAAGTTTAGCAGCAGCTTCGTTATAACGGGCTGCGGAAGTATCGTTATGGAAGGCGTGTTGTGCACCCTCGTAGATGTACAGTTCATATTTTGTATGCGCTGCTTTTAAAGCGGCTTCGTAAGCAGGAATACCTTCATTCACTCTTTCATCCAGTCCGCCGTAATGCAGTTGTACTGCTGCTTTGATCTTTGGCACATCTGCTGCTGCCGGTTGGCGGCCGTAAAATGCAACGGCTGCTTTCAGATCAGGATCATTCACGGCCAGCTGATTAGCCAATGCACCTCCCCAGCAGAAACCAACACAGGCTGTTTTGCCATTGGATGCAGGAAGTGATTTGAGATAAGGAAATGCCTTGAGGAAGTTCTGCAGGTTCTGTGCAGCATCCAGTTTGCCGAATTGGGCACGGCTTTCATCTTCATTGGCAGTAGTACCGCCAAATACAGATAAGGCATCCGGTGCCAGCGCCAGGTAACCAGCTTTGGCAACGCGGCGGGCCACATCTTTTATATGAGGCGTAAGGCCACGGTTCTCATGGATCACTACCACCGCTCCCCTTTTACCTGCAGCTTTGGGGCGAACAAGATATCCCTTCATGGTAGTGCCTTCGCCTGGATAGGTGATGTCCTCTTCCGTAAGGTCCGGATCCAGCGGCTGCACCGTGGCCGCATGGGCATAGTTGGATTCCAGCAATGGCAATACAGCCATGGCGGCAGCCATCCCTCCGGTGAGTTTTACGAGGCGTTTGAGGAAATCTTCCCGGGTAAGGGGTTTGTGGGTATACTCATCAAAAAGGCGGATGATATTCTGATCCATAAGATAGCATTTGTAGAAAGTTACAAATTATCGTGATCTTAACCAATCCCTTATTTTACGCTCCATTCATGCAGGCCGGCAGAGTAGTCCACCGGTTGCTGTATTTCCATTTTTAAAGCAGTGGTGGTCAGTGGTTCAAAATGAACGGTATCGTATTTGTCTTTTGTGATGCTATATGAACTGGTGGGTTTCACTTCTACCCATTCCTCTCCTTTTTTGTAATACAGTTTCCAGGAAACCGGGATGCGGCATCCACCCCATGGGCCATCATCATACCAATATACGCTGGAAGAAGAAATAGTCTGCGGGGAATCAAAATCATATTGTACCCATTCCAGTGAATTCTTCTTTGGCCACCAATGCAGGTAAGGTGCATTGTTATCTTTAGCATCTGCAGGCTCATACTGATCATTCAGGGCTTTGAACATGCGCTGGTTACGAAGAGAGGCACTAACCTTAGCTTTGGAGGCAATGGTGGGTGCGGGTTTAGGTTTTGCTGCTGAGGCTTCGTAGGGTATCCAAACCGTCATATCTGAAGGACCGCGATTGGCCCATGCGTAATAGGGAATGGCGGTAACGGTTTGCGTGGTACGGATCAGTTCATCACTGTTCAGCTGCCGTTTTGTGGACGCGCCTTTCATTTCCAGTACGGTTACGCCATTGAGTAAGGCCGGTTTAAAAACTTCGCTAACGGCTGCGTACCGGTCTACAACAATGTTCTGTACACTGCTATCCAGGTTATCCGGACCTTCAATGCAATACATCAATGGGCCGCGCTCCAATGCAAAACGGAATTTATCGTCTTTCACCTGTTCGTTGGCTAAGATTTTCTCTGCTTTCATGGGCAGCTCTATCGTTACCTTATCTCCTTTCTTCCAGGTACGGTTGATCACGGCATATCCTTTTTCTATTTTATATTGATAGGGTTTACCATTCAGCAACAGCGGTATTTTCTTAACAGCAGCATCCTGTGCATGATAAAGATCACCCGGCACCGGATTATTCTGCGCCCAGCCTGGTATGCGGATGTGCAGGGTAAAGGCAGCGGCCTTTTCAGGATTAACAGTGATCTCATTCTTTCCTTCCCAGGGATAATTGGTTTGTTGTGTGAGCGCTACTTTTGTTACAGGTAATTGAATACTGGCGGTATTACCTACGAACAGGTTCAGGTAGAGATTATTTTTATTCTGTGCGTAGATATAACCCGGCATGGAAGGCAGAAAACGCGTCATGTTGGAAATGCAGCAGGCACAGCTGAACCAGGCACTACGCTGGTGCTGGCCCATAGAGGCCAATGGATTGGGATAGAAGAAACGGTCTCCGCTTAAGGATACGCCGGAAAGTAAACCATTGTATAAGGTACGTTCCAATACATCTATATACTTCGCATCTCCATGGAGCAGGAACATGCGGCTGTTCCAGTATACGTTGGCTATGGATGCGCAGGTTTCTGCATAGGCGCTCATATTAGGCAACTGGTATGCTTTGCCAAATGCCTCTCCTGCCCCGGTTGCGCCAATGCCGCCGGTGATATACATTTTCCTTTCCACTACATCATGCCAGATATCATCAATGGCATGCAGATAATCTTCATCACCGGTCAATGCTGCCACATCTGCCATACCGGTGTACATATAAGTAGCACGAACGGCATGCCCTACGGCTTCGTGCTGGTCTGTTACTTTCTTATGTGCCTGGTTATATTCCTGGCTATATTTTTTCCCGGGGCCGCGTACATCCAGGAAGAACTTGGCGAGGTCCAGGTATTGTTTATTGCCTGTTACACGGTACAGTTTGGTTAAGCCGGTTTCCACGATCTGGTGGCCGGGGAACCTTTCTGTTTTGCCAAAGCCGAAATCACGCACCAGCAGGTCCGCATTCTTAATAGCGATATTGAGCATTGTTCTTTTGCCCGTAGCCTGAAAATGCGCCACAGCCGCTTCAAACAGGTGCCCGGAATTGTAGAGTTCATGACTCAGGTCTTCTTCCTTCTCCCAGCGTTGTGAACCAATCCAATCATGTGGTTTCGCTGCTTTTACAGTACGGAAAGTATAGAGATACCCATCCGGTTCCTGTGCGATCGCAATATAAGAGATCAACGTGTCCAAATATTTTTCCAGCTCCGGGTTCTTTTGTACCTGTAAGCTATAAGAAGCACCTTCTATTACTTTATAGATATCGGTATCATCAAAAGTGAATTCCGTTAGTTTATCTCCGGGCAGTTTGCCTGCAGCACGTAAAAAATTATCTACCCTGCCGGTTTTTCGGCATTGCTCTAAAGTGTAGGGGATGGTCACGTCCGCATTCACTTTTATTTTTGGTGCCCAGAAATTATCATTCACTTTCACCTGTGTAAATGCAACAGGTTGAATAGGGTAATCTCTTTGTGCCATGGCAGGTCCGGCACTGAGCAGCAAACAGATCAGAATCTTCTTCATATCGGCATTTAAATGTCAAAACAACATTTAAATATATAGTAATGATATTGTACTTAGTTTATGGATTTTAATCAATATTTATCGGATTTTATCCCTGTCATAAAATATTTTATAGTGTCAATTTGAATTTTATTATCACAAAGTTTTTCGGTAATTTCCATACATGAAAGTTCTACAGTTTACCATTCCTGTTGCACGTGACAAAGCAATTATCACGCAAAGCGATCTTCTTCCGGAATTTTATCCCTGGCTGCACCGCCATGAAGAGATCCAGCTCACGCGGGTGATCCGTGGGAGCGGTACATTAGTAGTAGAAAATAACATGTATCCTTTCCAGGAAGGAGATATTTTCTGGATAGGCAGTAATCAGCCACATGTATTTAAAGGAGATGGAAACACTTCACCTGTACAGGCTTTAACCCTCTTCTTTAATCCACAGGGTATGCTGGGTGCTGTATTTGAATTACAGGAACTGAAGAAAATAAAAGCCTTCCTTCAGAAATCAGATGCCGGCTTCAAAGTACCGGAAGATCAAAAGGAAGATATCTTTCTGCGGATGCTGCAGATAGATCAAACCACCTGCGCCAAACAACTGATCCATTTCATGGACCTGCTGCATACTTTTCAGAGCATGAACGACCTGCCTTCTCTTATTTCCGGCACACGTTTAATAGCCGTGAACGAACAGGAAGGGATCAGGATCAGCTATATCTATGATTACATCATGCAGCATTACGATGCGGATATCACCCTGGAAGATATCGCGCAGCATGCAAATATGTCTGCCCAGGCGTTCTGCCGTTATTTCAAAAAACATACGCGGTTGACATTCATTTCTTTCTTAAATGAAGTGCGGGTAAGTGAAGCCTGCAAGAAACTGGCAGATGGTAATTTCGACAGTATCTCCACCGTGGCTTATCAATGCGGGTTCAACAGCATCGCCAATTTTAACCGGGTGTTTAAATCCATTGCGGGCAAGTCCCCCCGGGATTATATCCGGGAGTTCGGGCAGATAGAAGAAAAGCAGGATATTTATTAAGACATATGATGGGAATAGGGTAATTATTAAATGGAAATAGGGTATAATTGTAATAATTATCCTGATTATTTTAGCTGCGACCAAGATTATTTACCCGTATGAAAAAAATCCTTCTCTTTTCCCTGGTAACCCTATCTCTGCAACTGAGTGCCCAGGAGGTTTTTAATTATGACGAAGCGAAAGTGGGCAACCTTCCCCTGCCTGTACTGTTAACGCCTGACGTAAAAACTGCAGCGGACTGGAAACGCAGTCGCAGACCGGAGATCCTGCAACTCTTCACAACACATATGTATGGCGTATACCCGGGTAAACCTGCTCATATGCATACCCTTGTACAACGGATAGACAGTAATGCGCTGGGCGGCACCGCCATCTCTAAACAGGTAAGGCTGTTCCTGGCAAAAGGAGACCAGGCGCCTTTTATGGATATACTCCTTTACCTTCCTAAAAAAACCAGCAAACCAGTGCCGGTGTTCATCGGCTGTAATTTCCTGGGCAATCATACCATTTCAGGAGATACGAATATCCTGGTTAAACAGGTGATCAACCCTGTTGCACTGGGCTTCCAGGAAAGGCGCTGGGAGGCAGCCAAAATAATTGAAAAAGGATACGGCCTCGCTACCTTTCACTATGGGGATGTAGAGCCGGATAGTTCAAATGGATGGAAAACAGGCGTGCGCAGCAGGATGCAGGAGGAATTGAAAACAGCCCCCGAAGCATGGAGTGCAATTGGTGTATGGGCATGGGGCTTAAGCCGGCTGATGGATCACCTGGAAACAGAAAAGAATGTAGATGCCAAAAGAGTGATCATCACAGGCCATAGCCGTTTGGGTAAAGCCGCTTTATGGGCGGCAGCAAATGATACCCGTTTTGCCGCTGTAGTGTCCAACAACTCCGGAGAAGGCGGCGCCGCTTTATCAACCCGCTGGTTTGGGGAAACCACTTTACGCATTAATACCCGTTTCCCGCATTGGTTCATTGCTGCCTATAAACAATACAATGAAAAACCGGAAACATTACCTTTTGATCAGCATATGCTGCTGGCACTGATAGCGCCACGCCCTTTATATGTTGCCAGTGCAACAGAAGACCTGTGGACTGACCCCACAGGAGAATTCCTTGCTGCCAAAGCTGCCGAACCCGTCTATAAACTATTCAAATATGAAGGATTGGGTGTATCGGCAATCCCTGCACCGGACCATCCGGTGGGAAAACGTATACGCTATCATCTGCGTACAGGCAAACATGATATCCTGTGGTACGACTGGGAACAATTCATCCGGTTTGCCAAAGAGGAACTACCTTAATCCGGTGGTTTCGTAACACATCCATTACGGTTCATCACATTCCGTTTTCCTGCTTCTCCTGGTGTTATATCCTTGCATAAAATATACACCATGAAAAAGTATGGGATGCTCATCCTTGCCGTTTGCTGTATCACCCAATGCCTGGCGCAATGTATCCTTACGGGAAAGATCAATGGCGCTGCGGGGAAAGAAACCGAATTGAATATTTCCCGGGATGTATGGTATCAAAAGGATAATTCCGTTTTCAGCGAAGTAAAGCCGGATGGCAGCTTTTCTTTTACCGTTCCGGGAACGGACCCATTGTTTGTAACCTTACACTACAACAAACAAAAGCAGCAGTTATTACTAAGTCCCGGCAGGCACTTACACGTCACCTTTGATGATGCAGACCTGCCCGGTACTATTCAGTTCAGCGGCAAAGGTGCTGCAGAAAACATGCTGGTGCATGCCAGCTTTCCGCAGCAACGCCCTTTTTTTATGAATCCTTTCTCTGCGGAGAATGCCTATGGAAAAATGGGCCGGGATTCCCTGATGAATATATTACTGCCTGACATCCTGGATACGGCAAACCACCTCTCCCTGAATGTTACCAAAGCAAAACTTCCGGCAGTTGTAAAAGCCTCCCTGCATACGCAGATCAAATATTATTATGCACTGAACATGGAAGAGTTCAGCATTGTGCTGGATAACTATACCAGGAATCCGGCAGCCCAGGCCTGGAAGGATACGGTGATGAAACTCACCGGTATGCCTTCCATGACTGAGCTCTACAGAAGCCCTGCCGCCAATTATTTCCTGTATGCTTACGCTAAATATAAGATGATGGAGATCGGGCAGGTTTACAGGAAAGACAAGGCCCAGGGGGCTAAAATGCTGGCAGCAGCAGCAGGGTTGCCCTTTGATTCACTGATGTCTATGGCGGAGGAATATGGGGATGAGATCATTACCCTCCTCTCCGCCAAAAAGTTCCTGCCGCCGGCGCAACATGAAAGACTGCTGGCCAACAGGGTGATCTATTACAGTAATGAAAAGGAAACCACCATGGCCCGCAGGGTGATGACGGAACTCACAAAACATTTCGCCGGCAGTAAGGAGGAGAAAGATGCCAGCCAAAGGATGGCCAAACTGGAAAGTATGCTGGCAACAGGAAAGGAGAACGACAAGATTGTGATCCATACGGGCATTACTACCCTGGAGCAGTTGCTGGCACCCTATAAAGGCAAACTCGTATACCTGGATATCTGGGGAACCTGGTGCAGCCCCTGTAAAGCAGAAATGCGTTATGCCCCCAAACTGAAGGAGCAGATGAAAGGGAAAGATGTGGTATTCCTCTACCTCAGCAACGATAAGGACCTGGCAGATAAAAAATGGCGGGAATACATACAGGTGAATAATATTACGGGCGAACATGTGCGGATCACCGGAGCAGCCATTGAAACCATCTGGCAAACCCTGCTGCCGGGAGAAGAAAACAGGTACTACCCTACTTTCTTCATCTTTGACCGGGAGGGTAAAGTACTGATCAAAAAGGCAAAACGGCCCAGTGATGAAGAGGCATTGTATACCCAGCTGCTGGGGGCCTTATAATTTCTTTTCCTATATTTGGGCCCAATAGCGGAACTTTACAGGAACAAAATACTCTCCCCCATTGTTAATTAAGTCCTGCCACAGTAACTTTTTGTGCTATAAGCCGTTTCACAAAAAAGCCACATATGAAACAATTTGTTCTACCCTCTTTATTACTTCTCCTCCTGGTATGCTGTAAAAAATCGAAAGATATGCCCCCTTCCATTTCAGGAACATGGGAAATACAAAGATATATGACCCCCTGGATCAACAGGGTCTATACACCGGGGAACGATACATTGATAAAATTCACTCTAAACCAGTATCAAAGGACCATTGACGGGCAAATAATAAAGCAGGGGACCTTCCGGTTAATAAAAGATGAATTACTGAATAACGAGATGGGCAACCGGATCATCTATGACGGCGAAACAAATGCCTCGAGGGAATTTTACCGCATCGAGGGTGATCGGTTAATCTTCTCATCGGACCCCAGGATAATGGATGGCTCGGTTATCTATTACCACCGGATAAAATAATCCTCCCCATAAAAAATGCCACCTGTCTGCAGGTGGCATTTTTTAATTATGGAAAGTAAAAGAACGCCTAGTATCCAGGATTCTGTACCAGGTATCCGGGCAGGTTCGAAGCAGCATCTATCGCTGTCAGAGGAATCGGGAAGATCCTCTTTTGCTTATCGGTGTTGGTTTTTTCCGTCCAGGTGCCTTCGTATTTACCAAAGCGTACCATGTCTGTACGGCGTTGGCTTTCCCAGTAGAATTCAAAACCTCTTTCACGGAACAGCAGGTCCAGCGTGATAGCAGTTAATGCAGGAGCTGGTGTGGAAGCTGTTCTGGAAGCCCTTACAGTGTTCACGTCAGTCAGTGCGGTAGCAGCAGCGTCACCTCTTCTCAGTTTGGCTTCTGCACGCATCAGGTAAATATCCGCGAGGCGCAGGATCACGATATCATGCTCTCCGAAGTTCCTTCCGCTCACAGAAGTTTTGCTGAATTCATATTTAGAAACCCTGAAGCCGGTGTTGTAATCGCTGCCGGCAACGGTGAAGTCGCACTGCTCAGTGAACTCAACCGGTTTGGTAGGTTTGCTGCGGGTATCGTAGAATAATTTACCTACTAACATCTTTCCGCTGGTGCATTTCAGGAACACGCCACTCTTGCGGATCAGGCCGTATTGCTGACCTCTTAAGATACCACGGTTGATGTTGAACGCAGCAGCGTCTACACAGGAGTCACCAGGGTTCGTGTAAATACCCAGGTTCTGTTTGTAAAAGCGCGGATCTGCAGCAGCAGGATCGATAGGCGTATAGGCATTCACCCAGCTACGGTAGAAATCAGAAGTGATAGCAGGACCATCAGTACCGTTAGCACCGGTATAGGCAGGGATCGGGAACTGATCGCCGGAGAGGGAGAAATAAGCCATACGGTTATGACCATTCAGGTCTGAGCGCTGGTCTACTGCAAAGATCAGTTCTTTGTTAGTATGGTTCGCATCATCAAACAGCGC
This DNA window, taken from Chitinophaga niabensis, encodes the following:
- a CDS encoding TlpA family protein disulfide reductase — encoded protein: MKKYGMLILAVCCITQCLAQCILTGKINGAAGKETELNISRDVWYQKDNSVFSEVKPDGSFSFTVPGTDPLFVTLHYNKQKQQLLLSPGRHLHVTFDDADLPGTIQFSGKGAAENMLVHASFPQQRPFFMNPFSAENAYGKMGRDSLMNILLPDILDTANHLSLNVTKAKLPAVVKASLHTQIKYYYALNMEEFSIVLDNYTRNPAAQAWKDTVMKLTGMPSMTELYRSPAANYFLYAYAKYKMMEIGQVYRKDKAQGAKMLAAAAGLPFDSLMSMAEEYGDEIITLLSAKKFLPPAQHERLLANRVIYYSNEKETTMARRVMTELTKHFAGSKEEKDASQRMAKLESMLATGKENDKIVIHTGITTLEQLLAPYKGKLVYLDIWGTWCSPCKAEMRYAPKLKEQMKGKDVVFLYLSNDKDLADKKWREYIQVNNITGEHVRITGAAIETIWQTLLPGEENRYYPTFFIFDREGKVLIKKAKRPSDEEALYTQLLGAL
- a CDS encoding RagB/SusD family nutrient uptake outer membrane protein, which encodes MKKTKLLLLATCAGITMMAGCAKLDENVLDESSVTGLTDKQIAEGAIAPVYARLPDIWLHTNYFALQEISTDEAILPYRGGTDWGDNGIYLQLHKHENVSSDVNVRNTWNNITQATSRAVSAIEVLATNKDASAALFLAEARGMKAYYSMLTLDLFGLVFKKEDPKAVSTILRGNDAVEYIKSELLAIEPILDNTTGPGRITKAAVWGLLARLHLNAAVYRDRYAATFDFKKEDMDKVVEYCDKIIATPQFVLSPSYFALFDDANHTNKELIFAVDQRSDLNGHNRMAYFSLSGDQFPIPAYTGANGTDGPAITSDFYRSWVNAYTPIDPAAADPRFYKQNLGIYTNPGDSCVDAAAFNINRGILRGQQYGLIRKSGVFLKCTSGKMLVGKLFYDTRSKPTKPVEFTEQCDFTVAGSDYNTGFRVSKYEFSKTSVSGRNFGEHDIVILRLADIYLMRAEAKLRRGDAAATALTDVNTVRASRTASTPAPALTAITLDLLFRERGFEFYWESQRRTDMVRFGKYEGTWTEKTNTDKQKRIFPIPLTAIDAASNLPGYLVQNPGY